The Fusarium fujikuroi IMI 58289 draft genome, chromosome FFUJ_chr01 sequence ACGCCCAACGCCAAACCAACTAACCGACAGAAGAATCATCTCTATTTGTTATGCCAAAGCAAAGTTCGGAGCGAGTCAAAGTCATTGCAGTCCTTGTAAATGTACGTCATactgcttctcaagctcgactGCAGCTCCTCGGGATGGTATCGGaagatcaacatcaccatggccCACGAGAGCGACGCGAACGCAGGCCAAGCATATTGATTAATGACTCCATGGAGAGGTTCGGACGATACGAATGGGAATCCGTGGCCTGGCTTAACGGCGATACGGGCGAGTGCGAGCATCACTCGCGCAAAGACGTAGATGACGATCTGCTGGTTGACCGATGAGATCTTTCCCGTACGCTTGGAACGACCGCCGAAGACGAAATATCCGCCAACAAGACCACCAACGAAGGAATCGTATGTTCCTATTCATATTTAGAATTCTGGGAACATGCTCAGGGTAAGCTTCGGTGACGATGACGTACCCTCCTTTCCAGGCTCTGCGCCAAAGTATTTGAGTGCAAGCATGGTcagcttataaataagggCAAAGCGCGCCAGGTTGGTGGCATGATGTCTTGTCGCTCGAAGGACTAGGTTTACTTTCTGTGGGAATCTGTTGTTGCACGTCAGCATTGTTGCCGGTCGGGTGTCGAGACAGATGAAACGCACGTTCCAGAGCGGAAGAGAAACACCATCCTATTCGTGTTTGTCAGTATCGAGGTTACCAAGAGAGTGCATATGGCTTACACCAGCGCATGCGGAAACCGCACCTTGGTTCCGTAGATAATACCATTGCGCGCCGTCTTGACTAAGGACAAGAGATCATGGTATCGCGGGTCCTTGACAATCTCCTCCAGCGTGTTCTATCCAAAACCCGTCAGCGCGAACTTCACCGTGCCACCAGTCGATGAGAGCGGTACCTTTAGCACTTCCAGCGAAGATGACATGGCCATCTTGTCCCCAAGCCTCGGCAAAAGAACCGTAAAGAGAGGGTCGGTCGCAGCGTCAAGAGAAGATGTTTATCGGAAAGCGCTTTAGTCTCAAGGCATCGAATGTCGTCGCGTGATTTTGTCGGTCAGATTCCACGTGCGGAAGAGTCGTATAGGAGCATGGATGGATTCAGAGGTATCGATAAAGTTGGTAGGTTCATGGGTTTTGAAGGCGCCCCAGATTATGGATACGTGCTATGTCACCTGTCTATTGAGCCTCGGATGTTTGCGC is a genomic window containing:
- a CDS encoding related to peroxisomal membrane protein 4, with protein sequence MAMSSSLEVLKNTLEEIVKDPRYHDLLSLVKTARNGIIYGTKVRFPHALVMVFLFRSGTFPQKVNLVLRATRHHATNLARFALIYKLTMLALKYFGAEPGKEGTYDSFVGGLVGGYFVFGGRSKRTGKISSVNQQIVIYVFARVMLALARIAVKPGHGFPFVSSEPLHGVINQYAWPAFASLSWAMVMLIFRYHPEELQSSLRSSMTYIYKDCNDFDSLRTLLWHNK